The window CAAAGAACTCTTTATGGGAAGCTTCAATGTTTGACTTGCTACATGATAAGACACTAAAAGGAAATAGGGAAAGTCCCTCAAGGAAAGTCCCTTTATATCCTCCATAAAACTCACACTTTTTATGCGTGCTTCATAGATA of the Hydrogenobacter sp. genome contains:
- a CDS encoding anthranilate synthase component I family protein translates to MRLYICGKWIGKGGIYEARIKSVSFMEDIKGLSLRDFPYFLLVSYHVASQTLKLPIKSSL